Genomic DNA from Streptomyces diastaticus subsp. diastaticus:
GACGCACCTGCCGCACCGGTGCGAGGACGTGCGACCGCACCCAGGGGGCGGTGCGGTCGGCGCCGACGAGCAGGTGCGGAAGGTCCAGCGTGCGCGCCAGGTCGAAGGAGCGCAGCGCCGCCTGGGCGTCCAGTACGCGGTAGCCGCGCGCCTCGGTGAGCGAGGTGAGCTGGTAGCCGAGGCTCATCCCCCGCTCGCGCCACATGCTCCAGGCGAGACTCTGCCCGGGCAGGCCCTCGCGCCGGCGCCGGGCGGCGAGGTCGTCCAGCGCGGCGTTGGCAGCCGAGTAGGCCGCGTTCATCGCGCCGCCGAAGAACCCGTTGACGGAGGAGAAGGTGACGAACGAGGTCACCGGGTGGTCGGCGGCGACCTCGTGCAGGCTCCACGCCCCGTCGACCTTCGCCGCCAGCGCCTCGCGCCACTCCTCGGGGGTGAGTTCCCGCACGGGCCGCTCGTCGAAGGCGCCGGCCAGGTGCAGCACCGACACCAGCGGGATCTCCCAGGCGTCCGCGGCACGCCGCACGGCGGCCCGCACCTGGGCGGCGTCGGTGACGTCGGCGGCCTCGTAGCGGACCTCACCGAGCCGGCGCAGCCGCCGGAACGCCTCGATACGGGCCGAGGCGGGCCCCGCGTCGGCCAGGTGCCGCTCCCAGGTGTCCTCGGGGGGCAGCGCGGTGCGGCCGATGAGCAGCAGCCGGGTGCCGGGCTCCGTCAGCAGGTGCGCGGCCACCTCGCCGCCCACACCCCCCAGGCCGCCGCTGAGCAGGTGGAAGCCGTCGGACGGGGCCGGTGCGGCCCGGGGCGGCGGGTCGGGCAACGGGGCCAGCCGCCGTACGTACCGCCGGTCCCCGCGCCGGGCGACCTCGGCGTCGACCGGGAATCCGGACGCCTCCGCCAGTACCGCCCTGGCCTGCTCGCCCGCCTCGCCGACGGAGAGGTCGAGGTGGACGCCGCGCAGCCAGGGCAGCTCCTCGCGCAGCGACTTGAGCAGCGCGCCGGCGGCGGCGTGCGAGCCGCCCGGCCGGTCGTCGGGTGTCACGGCCTGGGCGTCCACGGTGACGAAGAGCAGGTCCACCGGCCGGCCGGTGCCGGCGCGGGCGGCGAGGGCCCGGGCCAGTACCAGCAGGGACTCGGCACTGCCGGCGGCCGCGCCGTCGCCCGCGCCGTGCATCGCGGCGAGGTGCACCACGGTGTCCGGCGCACGTCCGTCCGCGGCCAGCCGGTCGAGCACCGCCGCGAGGTCCTCGGCGTCACCGGGGCGAACGCGGTAGGCGGCCGCGCCGTTCCGCTCGTACCCGGGGCCTTCCCCGACGACCGTGCACAGTCCGCCGGCGGCGCGCACCACCGCGGCGACCTCCCCGGCCAGCGCGTGGCCGCGTGGCGCGCCGCCCGCGAGGACCAGGACGCGGTGGCCTGCCGGGAGGCCGGCCCGGTGCAGGTTCTCGGCGCGCTGCCACACCGGGCGCAGGAACCAGTCCGGCAGGGTGGCGGCGGTGCCGAGCAGCAGTTGCGTCTCGCGCACGACCCCGTCGAAGTCGCCGGCCTCGAAGGACTTGCGCAGCTTGGTCCGCTGGATCTTGCCGATCTCCGTCTTCGGAACGGCGTCGGTCCCGACCGGGATCAGGTACGCGGGGCTCACCCCGATCTCGCGGGTGACCTTGCCGCCGATCTCCCGCAGGGCGGTGGCCGGGTCCCGGCCCGGGGCCAGGTGGAGGAAGAGCGCCAGTTCGTCGGTGGCGGCCGAGGCGTCGGAGCGGACGGCGACCGCGGCCGTGAAGCTGCGCACCACGGTGGGCAGTTCCTCGACGCACGCCTCGATCTCGTGGCTGTAGTGGTTGACGCCGTTGACGATGATGACGTCCTTGGCGCGGCCGGTGATGTACAGCTCGCCCGCGCGCAGGAACGCCAGGTCGCCGGTGTCGAACCAGCCGTCCTCGGTGAACGACTCGGCGTTGGCACGGGCGTTGTCGTGGTAGCCGCGGGTCACGGAGGTGCCGCGGACCTGGAGCCGGCCGACGTCCCCCTCCGCCAGGAGCGTGTCCTGGTCGTCGACGACGCGCATGGCGAAGCCGGGATAGGGGAGCCCGCAGCTCACGAACGCCTCGTCGTGGCCGGGCGCTTCGGGGGCCAGCACACTGTCGGTCACCACCGAACAGGTCTCCGACATGCCCCAGCCGGGGTGCATGACGTCCTGAGGCAGGCCGAACGGCGCGAGGGCGTGCAGGAACCGGCGTGCCGCGGACGCCACGACGACCTCGCCGGCGTTCATCACCAGTCGCATGGGAGAGAGGTCCCAGTCGCGGTCCTGGAAGCGGTGCGCCTGCTCGGCGAGGAGTCCGAACGCGAAGTTCGGAGCCCAGGTGACGCTCACGCGGTGCTGGTCGGCCAGCTCGGGCCACCGCACTGGGTCCTCCAGGATCCAGGGGGTCGGCGCGTGGATCTGCCGGCAGCCCAGGTAGACGTCGCGCAGGTGGAACATGACCACGCCGGTCACGTGGTCCAGCGGGATCCAGTTCAGGGAGACGTCGCGGGCGCTCAGCCCGTTCATCGCCTCGGTGGCCGCGGCCCGGGTCAGCACGTTGCGGTGGGAGAGCCGCACCGCCTTCGGCAGGCCGGTGCTGCCCGAGGTCATCAGCATCAGGAGGAGGTCGTCGGGCCGGGCCGCGTACCAGTCGCGGTCCTCGGGCTCCTCGCGCAGGGCGTCGGCCGTGGTGAGCCGGAGTCCCGGCCACTCGCGCCGCTCGGCCAGCTCCCGCAGTCCCGGCTCACCTGCGGCCGAGGCCACGATCCACGGCCGGTCCAGCATCTCCCGGATGCCTTCGAGCTTGGTGACGGCGGCCGAGGCGGTGGCGTACGAGACGGGCACCGTCAGCGGGACGGCGACGAAGCCGCCGAGGACGCAGCCCCACAGCACGGCGACGAAGTCCTCCGTGTCGTCGCACTGGAGGATGACCCGGTCACCCGGCCGCAGGCCCCGGCGGCGCAGGCCCGCCAGGACGCGCGAGGCTTCGGGGATGAGGCCCGCGTAGGAGCGCCGGGTCTGCGAACCGTCCGCGCGCACGTGCACGATCTCGCCTTCGGACCGGTCAGCGGCCCGCAGCAGCGCCTCGGCCCAGCCGGGGACCGACGGCTCCGGCAGTGCGGGGCCCTCGCTGAGCGCGGGAACGGCCGCCGGGCGGTCGACGGGCGGCTCGTCCGGCCCGGCCGCCGCCTCGGCGGGCCGCGGGCGGCCCACGTGGAGGCGGCCCAGCTCCTCGGGCACCTCCTCCACCACGACCTCCGCCTCGCGCACGCCCGGCAACTGCGCCAGCCGCTCCCGCCAGGCACCCGCCCCGACCGCGTCGACGACCGGCAGGGCCCGCAACGTGTCCTGGTCCAGGGCGCCTTCGGCCGTTCGGGGCAGATCGCTGACCGCGACGACCCGCGTTCCCGGCGCGGCGGCCGCGACCACCTGCTCGGCCTGGTCGGCCGCGCCCGCACGGCTCGGCACCACGTACACCGTGGCGGGCTCCTCGCCCGGGCCGGGCAGGACGACCGCGTCCCGCACCCCCGGCACCTCCAGGACGGCCCGGGTCAGCGCCTCGGTCCCGGCGGTGGTGTCCGCGGCGGCCGGGGAAGGACGGCCGACGCGCGGCAGGGCGCCCGGCCGCACCTCGGGGTCGGCGCAGACGGCGGCCAGCAGGTCGCGCAGCGCGTCGGCGAACGCCTCGGCGGTGGCCGGTTCGTAGAGTTCCGCCGCGTACTCGACGTGCAGGTCTAGCCCGTCGGCGGTGCCGTCCGGGCCGTGCCGCTCCAGGACGTCGACGAAGAGGTCGAACTTGGCGGTGCCGGTCGTGGTGGGGCGCAGCGGCACCCGTTCCTCGCCGAGCGCGAGTACGGCCCGCTCGTTGTTCTGCAGGGCCAGCATCACCTGGAACAGCGGATGCCGGGCCGGGTGGCGGCGCGGATTCACCTCCTCCACCAGCCGGTCGAACGGCAGGTCCTGGTGGTCCAGCGCCTGAACGTCGAACGCCCTTACCCGAGCGAGGAGTTCGCGGAAGGTGGGGTCGCCCGAGGTGTCGGCGCGCAGCACCAGGGTGTTGGTCAGCAGCCCGACGACCTCGTCGAGCGCGGGCTCCGAGCGCCCGGCCACGGGGGTGCCGAGGACGATGTCGTCCCCGGCGCCCCACCGGTTCAGCAGCAGGGCGAGCGCGCTGTGCAGCACCATGAACAGGCTGGCGTTCTCCCGGTCCGCGAGGCGCAGCAGCTTCCGGTGCACCCCGGTGTCCACGGTCACGGTGACGCTGCCGCCCCGGCCGGACGAGGTCCCAGGGCGCGGGTGGTCCGCGGGGGGCGCGCTCTCCTCGGGCAGGGCCTCCAGCGCCTCGCGCCAGAAGGCGGTGAGCCGCTCCAGCCGGCCCGGCCCCTCCGGGGCCGGCGCGAGCACCCGCCGCTGCCACAGCGCGAAGTCGGCGTACTGGAGTGCCGGCGGGGCCCAGTCGGGCGCGGCGCCGGCGCGGCGCGCGGCGTAGGCGGTGCCGAGGTCCTCGGCGAGCGGACGCAGTGACCAGCCGTCGGCCGCGCTGTGGTGCAGCACGAGCAGCAGGGTGCGCGTGCCGCCGGAGCCGAACAGCGCCGCCCACAGCGCGCTGTCACGGGTCAGGTCGAAGGAGCGCCGCATCGCCGCGGCCGCGTGCGCGGCTCGCTCCTCGTCGGGGCAGTCCACCACGTGCAGCGCGGGCCGCAGGGCACCGGGTGGCAGGACCCGCTGGTGGACGGTGCCGTTCTCCTCACCGAAGACGGTGCGCAGGCTCTCGTGGCGGTCGGCGACGTCTCCGAGGGCGGCCCGCAGCGCGTCCAGGTCCAGCGGGTGGCGAAGGGTCACCGGCAACGGGATGTTGTACGTGGCGGCTTCGCCGTCCAGGCGGTCGAGGAACCACATGCGCTCCTGCGCGAAGGAGGCGGGCACCCGGTCCGGGCGTACCGAGGCGCTGAGCGCGGGCAGCCGCGAGCCACCGCCGCGCCCTTCGGTGAGGCGTCCGGCCAGGGCCGCCGGGGTCGGGGTGTCGAAGAGCACCGAGATCGCGATGTCCGTGCCGGACCGTTCCCGCAGCAGGGCCAGGAGCCGGGTCGCCGACAGCGAGTGGCCGCCGAGGCCGAAGAAGTCGTCACCGGTGCCGACGGAGTCGCCGGGCAGCCGCAGCACCTCCTCGAACAGGCCGCAGACCAGCCGCTGTTCCGGCGTCGTGGGCCGGGCGCCGCCCGCGAGGGCGGCGAAGTCGGGAGCGGGCAGGGCCGCGGTGTCGAGCTTGCCGTTGGCGGTCAGGGGAAGCGCGTCGACGAGAACGCAGGCCGCCGGGACCATGTGACCGGGCAGCCGGGCGGCCAGGTGGGACCGCAGCCCGGCGGGGTCCGTCCGGCCGTCCTCGGCGAGCACGGCGTAGGCGACGAGCTGGGTCAGGCCGTCCTTCGCGGCGCGCGGGACGACCGCGCCGCCGACGACCGCCGGGTGCGCCGTGAGCACGGCCTCGATCTCGCCCGGTTCGACGCGGAAGCCGCGGATCTTGACCTGCTGGTCGGCGCGGCCCGCGTGGACGAGGGTGCCGTCGGGCCGCAGCCGGGCCAGGTCGCCCGAGCGGTACATCCGCGTCCCCGGCGGCCCGAAGGGGTCGGGGAGGAACCGCTCCTCGGTCAGCTCCGGCCGGTTCAGGTAGCCGGGTGCCACCCCCGGCCCGGACACGTACATCTCGCCCGTCCCGCCGGGCGGCACCGGCCGGCCGGCCGCGTCCAGGACGTACACCCGCAGGTCCGCGAGGGGCCGGCCGATGACGCCGCGGCGCCGCGGGTCCTCCAGGTCGGCGCGCTCGAGCCGGTGGAAGGTCACGTGCACGGTCGTCTCGGTGATGCCGTACATGTTGACGAGCGCCGGCGCGTCCAGGCCGTGCCGGTCCGCCCACGGCCGCAGCCGCTCCGCGACCAGCGCCTCCCCGCCGAGGATCACGTACCGCAGGGAGCCCGTGGGCCGGTTCGCCTCGGCGTCCGCCCGGATCAGTTGCCCGAAGGCGGACGGCGTCTGGTTGAGGACCGTCACGCCCTCCTCGTCCAGCAGCCGCAGGAACTCCCGAGGCGAACGGCTCACCTCGTAGGGCACCACGACCAGCCGCCCGCCGTGCAGCAGGGGGCCCCAGAGCTCCCACACCGAGAAGTCGAAGGAGTACGAGTGGAACAGCGTCCACACGTCCTCCTCGCCGAAACCGAAGTGCTCACCGGACGCCTCGAAGAGCCGCACCACGTGGGCGTGCGGCACCGGCACCCCCTTGGGGCGGCCCGTCGAGCCGGAGGTGTGGATGATGTAGGCGGTGTCGTAGGGGTCCGCGGCGCCGGTGCGGTCCGCGTCCGTCAGGTCGTCCGCCGAGCGGCCGGCGAGGCCGGCCTCGGTGCCCGCGTCGTCGACCACGACGACCCGCGCCTCGGAGTCCGGCAGCCGCCCGGCCCCGGCGGTGTCGGTGACCACGGCGACGGGTGCCGCGTCCGCCATGACCAGCCGTAGCCGCTCGGCGGGGTGTCCGGGGTCCAGCGGAAGGTACGCGGCGCCGGTCTTGAGGACGGCGAGCAGCGCCGGGACGAGCCGGAGGCCGCGCGGCAGAGCCAGGGCGACGACCCGGCCGGGCCCCGCGCCCCGCTCGACGAGCAGCCGGGCCAGCCGGTTGGCCTCCGCGTTCAGCTCCGCGTAGGTCAGTGTCTGACCGCCGTACGACAGGGCCGTGCGCCCGGGGCCCTCGGTGACGCGGGCCTCGAAGAGCTGGGGGAGGGTCCGCGTGACGCGGGGCGCGGGCTCGGTCCGCCGGCCGGGCTCCTCGCCGGCCAGCAGCACGGGCGTCTCCCCGAGCGGCAGGTCCTCCGGACAGCTCCGCAGTTCGCGCAGGACCTTGAGGAACCGCTCCAGGAACAGGGCGAGTCCGGATTCCTCGTACAGGTCGGGGTGGGCGTCGAAGGCCAGCCAGAGGGTCTGCGGCTCCGCCCCGGGACGCACCGAGATCTGGAGGTCGTCGACGGCGCCGCCGGAGAGGTGGTGGGAGGTCGAGGGGTGTCCGGCGAAGACGAGGTCCTCGCTGAAGGGGACGATGTTGACGACCGGGCCGTGCACCCGGCGGCCGCTGCCCAAGACCCCGAGGTCGCGGCGGACGGACTCGCCGCGGTAGCGCTGGTGGGTGCGCAGGCCGCGCAGGTCCTCCGCGACCGCCCGGACGAAGGTGCCGAGCGGTGTGCCGGGTGCGGCCGCGATCCGCAGCGGCAGGACGTCGGAGGCCGTGCCGGGGGTGCGTAGCGCCGCGCCGCCCAGCCGGCTCATCGTGGCGAGCCCGAGGACCAGGTCCTCGGCGCCGGTCATGCGGTGCAGGAAGGCGGCGACGGCGGCGACCAGCAGATCGGTCCGAGTGACGCCCAGCTTCTCGGCGGCCTCGGTCAGAGCCCGCGTCTCCGCGGGGGAGAGGACCGCCGTGCGGCGCAGGAACGGGGCTCTGGGCGGCGCGGTCCGCTCGGTGAGCCGCGTCGGCTCGGGCAGTCCCGCCAGTCGCTCCGCCCAGTACGCGCGGTCGCGCGTATGCCGGTCGGAGGCGAGGTAGGCGGCCTCCTCGGAGGCGAGCCGGTCCGACGGCTCGAAGCCGGCGGGCGCGGGCTCCTCCCCTGCCACCAACGCCGTGTAGGTGTCGGCCACACGACGCGCCACCAGCTTGTAGCTGTAGCCGTCCAGCAGGATGTGGTGGGCGCGCAGGAACCAGATGACACGGTCGGGGGCGAGCGTCAGCAGGGCGTGCGAGAAGAGCGGCCCCGTCTCGATGTCCACCGGCGTCGCCAGATCGCGGCGTATCCACTCCTCGGCGGCGGCGGCCGGGTCCGCCTCGCCGCTGACGTCCACGCGGTGCACCGGCGTCCCGTCCGCAGCGCCGTTGCGGACGGCTCGCGGTCCGTCGGGTGTGTCGAGGAAGCGCAGGGCGAAGGTGTCGGCCTCGTGGACGGTGCGC
This window encodes:
- a CDS encoding non-ribosomal peptide synthetase gives rise to the protein MSGNEDDRRPLTGAQEGLWFAHRLAPGTAAYNTGEYVEIHGPVDTGLFETALRRTVHEADTFALRFLDTPDGPRAVRNGAADGTPVHRVDVSGEADPAAAAEEWIRRDLATPVDIETGPLFSHALLTLAPDRVIWFLRAHHILLDGYSYKLVARRVADTYTALVAGEEPAPAGFEPSDRLASEEAAYLASDRHTRDRAYWAERLAGLPEPTRLTERTAPPRAPFLRRTAVLSPAETRALTEAAEKLGVTRTDLLVAAVAAFLHRMTGAEDLVLGLATMSRLGGAALRTPGTASDVLPLRIAAAPGTPLGTFVRAVAEDLRGLRTHQRYRGESVRRDLGVLGSGRRVHGPVVNIVPFSEDLVFAGHPSTSHHLSGGAVDDLQISVRPGAEPQTLWLAFDAHPDLYEESGLALFLERFLKVLRELRSCPEDLPLGETPVLLAGEEPGRRTEPAPRVTRTLPQLFEARVTEGPGRTALSYGGQTLTYAELNAEANRLARLLVERGAGPGRVVALALPRGLRLVPALLAVLKTGAAYLPLDPGHPAERLRLVMADAAPVAVVTDTAGAGRLPDSEARVVVVDDAGTEAGLAGRSADDLTDADRTGAADPYDTAYIIHTSGSTGRPKGVPVPHAHVVRLFEASGEHFGFGEEDVWTLFHSYSFDFSVWELWGPLLHGGRLVVVPYEVSRSPREFLRLLDEEGVTVLNQTPSAFGQLIRADAEANRPTGSLRYVILGGEALVAERLRPWADRHGLDAPALVNMYGITETTVHVTFHRLERADLEDPRRRGVIGRPLADLRVYVLDAAGRPVPPGGTGEMYVSGPGVAPGYLNRPELTEERFLPDPFGPPGTRMYRSGDLARLRPDGTLVHAGRADQQVKIRGFRVEPGEIEAVLTAHPAVVGGAVVPRAAKDGLTQLVAYAVLAEDGRTDPAGLRSHLAARLPGHMVPAACVLVDALPLTANGKLDTAALPAPDFAALAGGARPTTPEQRLVCGLFEEVLRLPGDSVGTGDDFFGLGGHSLSATRLLALLRERSGTDIAISVLFDTPTPAALAGRLTEGRGGGSRLPALSASVRPDRVPASFAQERMWFLDRLDGEAATYNIPLPVTLRHPLDLDALRAALGDVADRHESLRTVFGEENGTVHQRVLPPGALRPALHVVDCPDEERAAHAAAAMRRSFDLTRDSALWAALFGSGGTRTLLLVLHHSAADGWSLRPLAEDLGTAYAARRAGAAPDWAPPALQYADFALWQRRVLAPAPEGPGRLERLTAFWREALEALPEESAPPADHPRPGTSSGRGGSVTVTVDTGVHRKLLRLADRENASLFMVLHSALALLLNRWGAGDDIVLGTPVAGRSEPALDEVVGLLTNTLVLRADTSGDPTFRELLARVRAFDVQALDHQDLPFDRLVEEVNPRRHPARHPLFQVMLALQNNERAVLALGEERVPLRPTTTGTAKFDLFVDVLERHGPDGTADGLDLHVEYAAELYEPATAEAFADALRDLLAAVCADPEVRPGALPRVGRPSPAAADTTAGTEALTRAVLEVPGVRDAVVLPGPGEEPATVYVVPSRAGAADQAEQVVAAAAPGTRVVAVSDLPRTAEGALDQDTLRALPVVDAVGAGAWRERLAQLPGVREAEVVVEEVPEELGRLHVGRPRPAEAAAGPDEPPVDRPAAVPALSEGPALPEPSVPGWAEALLRAADRSEGEIVHVRADGSQTRRSYAGLIPEASRVLAGLRRRGLRPGDRVILQCDDTEDFVAVLWGCVLGGFVAVPLTVPVSYATASAAVTKLEGIREMLDRPWIVASAAGEPGLRELAERREWPGLRLTTADALREEPEDRDWYAARPDDLLLMLMTSGSTGLPKAVRLSHRNVLTRAAATEAMNGLSARDVSLNWIPLDHVTGVVMFHLRDVYLGCRQIHAPTPWILEDPVRWPELADQHRVSVTWAPNFAFGLLAEQAHRFQDRDWDLSPMRLVMNAGEVVVASAARRFLHALAPFGLPQDVMHPGWGMSETCSVVTDSVLAPEAPGHDEAFVSCGLPYPGFAMRVVDDQDTLLAEGDVGRLQVRGTSVTRGYHDNARANAESFTEDGWFDTGDLAFLRAGELYITGRAKDVIIVNGVNHYSHEIEACVEELPTVVRSFTAAVAVRSDASAATDELALFLHLAPGRDPATALREIGGKVTREIGVSPAYLIPVGTDAVPKTEIGKIQRTKLRKSFEAGDFDGVVRETQLLLGTAATLPDWFLRPVWQRAENLHRAGLPAGHRVLVLAGGAPRGHALAGEVAAVVRAAGGLCTVVGEGPGYERNGAAAYRVRPGDAEDLAAVLDRLAADGRAPDTVVHLAAMHGAGDGAAAGSAESLLVLARALAARAGTGRPVDLLFVTVDAQAVTPDDRPGGSHAAAGALLKSLREELPWLRGVHLDLSVGEAGEQARAVLAEASGFPVDAEVARRGDRRYVRRLAPLPDPPPRAAPAPSDGFHLLSGGLGGVGGEVAAHLLTEPGTRLLLIGRTALPPEDTWERHLADAGPASARIEAFRRLRRLGEVRYEAADVTDAAQVRAAVRRAADAWEIPLVSVLHLAGAFDERPVRELTPEEWREALAAKVDGAWSLHEVAADHPVTSFVTFSSVNGFFGGAMNAAYSAANAALDDLAARRRREGLPGQSLAWSMWRERGMSLGYQLTSLTEARGYRVLDAQAALRSFDLARTLDLPHLLVGADRTAPWVRSHVLAPVRQVRRTAARVALDEGTDLGALYGAAARAAGPNGTFVLRSAGAANRGAETGGGEELRRLETELATVWCTVLGRDRVGRDENFFDLGGNSLLLVAAQTAVNKALGCELGVVDLFTHPTVRALARHLSAQGTAAPAAPDAASGPAPDAPAPAHSGLERAKQQAERQRAARSARRSAQQRKDRRHG